The window GAGGAATAATTATTTCTCCCTTTGCATACGAATTTTTGTTTTCTGCCGTTTATTTAAAAGCCAACCTTAACCAGCCTTATGATTTTATGAAACGAAGCCATCAGCTTGTACGTTACATTGTATCTGATATACTGACCGCTGAGCTAAGCTATACGCTTTTCTTCATTTTCAGAAAACTGTATATTGAACCGCAAAAATTCGGCTACCAGATTCCCGTTGAATTTGACAGCAATTTTGTCCGCGGCCTGATCATCCTTCCTTTTTTCTGGCTTCTGGTCTATTATCTTTCCGATTATTACAGGGATGTATTCCGCAAATCGCGCCTTCAGGAACTGGGGCAAACCCTCCTCAGCACACTGGTTGGTGTAACCATCGTATTCTTTGCGATCATCCTCGACGATACGGTTCATGACTATACCAACTATTACCAGTCGTACCTTGCATTCCTTGTCGTTCACTTTGTACCCACCTACCTGGCAAGGGTTACCATCACTTCACGGACCAGGAAGCTCATTACACAGGGGAAGCTTTCCTTCAGCACCCTCATTATCGGAGCCAACCTGCCGGCCGAGGAACTTTTTTTCAGCATGACAGCTCAGGGCTCTGCTACCGGCAACCGCTTTGCCGGTTATGTAACGGTCAACGGAAAAAACGGTATTTCGCTCGAAAAATACCTTCCCCACCTTGGGCATTTTGATGACATCCTTCCCATCATCCGGCAACATAAGATTGAAGAGGTCATCATCGCCATTGATCCTTCGGAACAGGAAAAAATCAACCGGATCCTGAACCACCTTCACCTTACCGATGTGAGGATACGCGCCATCCCGTCCCTTACCGACCTTCTTTCCGGAAAAGTGCGGTTTACCACCCTGTACGATATGCCCCTCCTGGAAATTACCCACTCTCCCATGCCTACCTGGCAGATGAACATCAAGGAACTAATGGACATCGTCATATCCCTGCTTGTGCTGGTCGTTCTCAGCCCTCTGTGCCTTTTGATTGCTATCCTGATTAAAATTACCTCACCCGGCCCGGTATTTTACTCGCACGAGCGCATCGGAAGACACGGAAAGCCTTTCAAAATCATCAAGTTCCGCACCATGGTACCGGATGCCGAAAAGAACGGACCGGAACTATCCAGCCGCAACGATCCGAGAATTACCCCCATAGGCCGCTTTCTGCGCCGTACCCGTCTGGACGAAATTCCCAATTTCATCAACGTATTGCGCGGAGAAATGTCGCTCGTCGGCCCCCGGCCCGAACGGCAATATTACATTGACCAGATCGTTCAACGGGCACCCTATTATGTTCATCTGCACCGTGTAAAACCGGGCATCACGTCCCTGGGACAGGTAAAGTTCGGCTATGCCGAAAATGTGGATCAAATGATCCGCCGGCTCCAGTATGATCTTCTCTATATCGAAAATATGTCGCTCGCTCTCGACATCAAAATTCTCCTTTACA of the Bacteroidales bacterium genome contains:
- a CDS encoding sugar transferase: MKRSHQLVRYIVSDILTAELSYTLFFIFRKLYIEPQKFGYQIPVEFDSNFVRGLIILPFFWLLVYYLSDYYRDVFRKSRLQELGQTLLSTLVGVTIVFFAIILDDTVHDYTNYYQSYLAFLVVHFVPTYLARVTITSRTRKLITQGKLSFSTLIIGANLPAEELFFSMTAQGSATGNRFAGYVTVNGKNGISLEKYLPHLGHFDDILPIIRQHKIEEVIIAIDPSEQEKINRILNHLHLTDVRIRAIPSLTDLLSGKVRFTTLYDMPLLEITHSPMPTWQMNIKELMDIVISLLVLVVLSPLCLLIAILIKITSPGPVFYSHERIGRHGKPFKIIKFRTMVPDAEKNGPELSSRNDPRITPIGRFLRRTRLDEIPNFINVLRGEMSLVGPRPERQYYIDQIVQRAPYYVHLHRVKPGITSLGQVKFGYAENVDQMIRRLQYDLLYIENMSLALDIKILLYTIGTIIRQKGI